The following coding sequences are from one Eucalyptus grandis isolate ANBG69807.140 chromosome 11, ASM1654582v1, whole genome shotgun sequence window:
- the LOC104425732 gene encoding endochitinase EP3 — protein sequence MNRNTLIDVLVACFAIAALVAPQVTAQNCGCAAGLCCSKYGYCGTGQDYCGPGCQAGPCNPAATPPATNAVVVGDIVTDAFFNGIINQAAASCAGKRFYSRQAFLDALGSFPKFGQVGSVDDSKREIAAFFAHATHETGSFCFIEEIDGQTDPKKTYCDSSKPQYPCKPGRKYFGRGPLQITWNYNYGPAGQSLGFDGLNSPETVANNPVIAFKAALWYWSTNNIQSKLSGQGFGATIRTINSIECDGMKPELVRNRVMYYTNYCKQFGVAPGGNLNC from the exons ATGAATCGAAACACCCTTATCGACGTCCTCGTCGCTTGTTTCGCCATCGCCGCCTTGGTCGCACCGCAAGTGACCGCCCAAAACTGCGGATGCGCCGCGGGCCTCTGCTGCAGCAAGTACGGTTACTGCGGGACCGGCCAAGACTACTGCGGACCGGGCTGCCAAGCCGGCCCCTGCAACCCTGCTGCCACCCCACCTGCCACTAACGCAGTGGTGGTCGGCGACATAGTCACCGACGCCTTCTTCAACGGGATCATCAACCAGGCGGCCGCAAGCTGTGCCGGGAAGAGGTTCTATTCAAGGCAAGCGTTCCTCGACGCCCTTGGTAGCTTCCCTAAGTTCGGCCAAGTCGGGTCGGTCGACGACTCGAAGCGTGAGATCGCGGCTTTCTTCGCTCATGCCACGCATGAGACTGGAA GTTTTTGTTTTATCGAAGAGATAGATGGGCAAACCGACCCCAAAAAGACCTACTGTGACTCCAGCAAGCCACAGTACCCGTGCAAGCCGGGCAGGAAGTACTTCGGGCGTGGGCCCCTCCAGATCACATGGAACTACAACTACGGCCCAGCCGGTCAGAGCCTAGGGTTCGACGGGCTCAACTCACCGGAGACCGTTGCCAACAATCCGGTCATCGCCTTCAAGGCCGCCCTTTGGTACTGGAGCACCAACAACATCCAGTCCAAGCTGTCGGGCCAAGGGTTCGGCGCGACAATTCGAACCATTAATAGCATCGAGTGCGATGGAATGAAACCAGAACTTGTTCGAAACCGGGTCATGTATTACACTAATTACTGTAAGCAATTTGGGGTTGCACCTGGTGGTAACCTCAACTGTTAA
- the LOC104425733 gene encoding endochitinase EP3-like yields the protein MNRNTLIDALVACFAIAALVAPQVTAQNCGCAAGLCCSQYGYCGTGRDYCGVGCQAGPCDPAAAPPATNAVVVGDIVTNAFFNGIINQAAASCAGKRFYSRQAFLDALGKFPRFGRVGSVDDSKREIAAFFAHATHETGRFCFIEEIDGRTDPKKTYCDPNVPQYPCKPGRKYFGRGPLQLSWNYNYGPAGESLGFDGLNSPETVANNPVIAFKAALWFWSTNNIQSKLSGQGFGATIRTINSIECNGRNPGAAQARVTYYTNYCKQFGVAPGGNLNC from the exons ATGAATCGAAACACCCTTATCGACGCTCTCGTCGCTTGTTTCGCCATCGCCGCCTTGGTCGCACCACAAGTGACCGCCCAAAACTGCGGATGCGCCGCCGGCCTCTGCTGCAGCCAGTACGGTTACTGTGGGACTGGTCGAGACTACTGCGGAGTGGGCTGCCAAGCTGGCCCCTGCGACCCTGCCGCCGCCCCGCCCGCCACTAACGCGGTGGTGGTCGGCGACATAGTCACCAACGCCTTCTTCAATGGGATCATCAACCAGGCGGCCGCAAGCTGCGCTGGGAAGAGGTTCTACTCTAGGCAAGCGTTCCTCGACGCCCTTGGTAAATTCCCGAGGTTCGGCCGAGTCGGGTCGGTCGACGACTCAAAGCGCGAGATCGCGGCTTTCTTCGCTCATGCCACGCATGAGACTGGAC GTTTTTGTTTTATCGAAGAGATAGATGGGCGAACCGACCCCAAAAAGACCTACTGCGACCCCAATGTGCCACAGTACCCGTGCAAGCCGGGCAGGAAGTACTTCGGGCGAGGCCCCCTCCAGCTCTCATGGAACTACAACTACGGCCCAGCCGGCGAGAGCCTAGGGTTTGACGGGCTCAACTCACCGGAGACCGTTGCCAACAATCCGGTCATCGCCTTCAAGGCCGCCCTTTGGTTCTGGAGCACCAACAACATCCAGTCCAAGCTGTCGGGCCAAGGGTTCGGCGCGACAATTCGAACCATTAATAGCATAGAGTGCAACGGAAGGAACCCAGGAGCTGCTCAAGCCCGGGTCACGTATTACACTAACTACTGTAAGCAATTTGGGGTTGCACCTGGTGGTAACCTCAACTGTTAA
- the LOC104425736 gene encoding uncharacterized protein LOC104425736: MDWSSWFRRTLLKDANDPKISDPPKPSSKKKRHQTDEDLEQHGITQPLVDLVKTFTVDTFKNFHTTVDNDDGVAGADSGTARTASACSVRKDLSEWQERHAFLVLTSVKEMSQLRYMLCPRHMKERQFWQIYFVLVKSHIAEYEQRAIQLAKLKEMRMGVDKSSDSSSYEVEMAESKGASSSPPASP, translated from the exons ATGGACTGGTCATCCTGGTTCCGGCGAACTCTTCTGAAAGATGCGAATGACCCCAAAATCTCAGATCCACCCAAACCATCCTCGAAGAAGAAGCGACACCAAACCGACGAAGATTTGGAGCAACATGGAATAACGCAGCCATTGGTCGACTTGGTCAAGACCTTCACCGTAGACACTTTCAAGAACTTCCATACGACAGTCGACAATg ATGACGGCGTGGCTGGTGCTGATTCCGGCACTGCGAGAACTGCTTCAGCATGCAGTGTGAGGAAGGATCTCTCTGAGTGGCAGGAGAGGCATGCTTTCCTTGTGCTTACAAGTGTTAAG GAAATGTCGCAACTGCGATATATGCTATGTCCCCGACACATGAAGGAGCGGCAATTTTGGCAAATATATTTTGTGCTTGTCAAGAGCCATATAGCTGA ATATGAGCAGCGGGCAATACAACTAGCAAAACTGAAGGAAATGAGGATGGGGGTTGACAAATCTTCCGACAGCAGTTCATATGAAGTTGAAATGGCTGAATCAAAGGGGGCCTCAAGTTCTCCACCAGCAAGTCCTTAA
- the LOC104425737 gene encoding cyclin-dependent kinase inhibitor 3, which yields MQAPREGKSAAAIVGMGKYMKKSKAIPRDVPLLEASPRSPSATGVRTRAKTLASRRLRRASQRRPPPPAAAAAAAPSLDASPCPFSYLQLRSRRLRRPRLAPSPEARIDEGPAGSGSRGSCDASCSARTASSSGGVEGEGACVGRGDKGNGGECVGDAAVDASYGENDLEIEDRDRSTRESTPCSLIRDSNANTPPGSTTRQQSSCTAHRTQMSILRSIPTSDEMEEFFAYAEQRQQRSFIEKYNFDIVKDRPLPGRFEWVQVIP from the exons ATGCAAGCTCCACGAGAGGGAAAATCGGCGGCGGCCATCGTCGGAATGGGCAAGTACATGAAGAAATCCAAGGCAATCCCCCGCGACGTCCCGCTCCTCGAGGCCTCCCCGCGCTCCCCCTCCGCCACCGGCGTCCGGACCAGAGCCAAAACCCTAGCCTCGCGGCGCCTCCGGAGGGCCTCCCAGCGGCGGCCgccgccccccgccgccgccgccgccgccgcgccgagCTTGGACGCCTCTCCCTGTCCGTTCTCTTACCTCCAGCTCCGGAGCCGGAGGCTCCGGAGACCCCGTCTCGCGCCCTCCCCGGAGGCGAGGATCGACGAAGGACCCGCGGGGAGCGGTTCTAGGGGAAGCTGCGACGCTTCGTGCTCGGCGAGGACGGCATCGTCGAGCGGTGGAGTGGAGGGAGAAGGAGCGTGTGTCGGTCGGGGTGACAAGGGAAACGGGGGGGAGTGTGTCGGCGATGCGGCTGTCGACGCGTCTTATGGAGAGAACGATTTGGAGATCGAAGACAGAGACAG GAGCACAAGGGAAAGCACGCCGTGTAGCTTGATAAGGGACTCGAACGCAAACACGCCACCAGGGTCAACCACAAGACAGCAGAGCTCATGCACTGCTCACAGAACTCAAATGAGCATACTTAGAAGTATCCCGACCTCAGATGAGATGGAGGAGTTCTTTGCATATGCCGAGCAACGACAACAAAGATCATTCATTGAAAA GTACAACTTTGATATTGTCAAGGATCGTCCCCTCCCAGGTCGTTTTGAATGGGTGCAAGTAATTCCATGA